The stretch of DNA TGGATCTGCCATCCTCACCTACTAGTCGCCACGCCCTCCTCACCGCTGCGTCAATCCTTTCCCCACTATCGACCACCAAACCTCACCCTTATCTTCAAAACTTCTGCTAAACCTCCCGAAAACCACAACCCCAACCTATGAAACCGTCTTCACCACCTACAAAAACCCTAGATCTAGGGATTTCTTGGTGGAGGAGGGGATTTCGTGGGTTCAGGGTGATGGTCGCGACTGGCGACTGATTGGAGATCGACTAGTGGTGAGGAAGGTGGCAAATACGGCTGTGCAAATATGGTTGTGCCATAAGACAGTAGGCAGAGTTGTAAATGTGGAAAGATTATAGCATCGGGGCATTACTTGGTATTTGAGATTGTGTAAAATTCATATTGAATTAAGgatttttgtcaaacacaacctttaaaaaacacTATTTGCGAAACACTACctttaaaaaaattattagtaaaacacaacctttaaaaaccaAAAAGTTGCAAAACACTACTTTTTTACCATAGTTTGACCAAATTAATAAAAATCTGGTGATGACTACCCATTAATTACTCTATTAGTTCACCCAAAAAAATCATCTTATTCTTCTTCCTTAGAAGCTTCAATTCCATAGTCATATACTAAATGTCAGCCTCACAAGAACAATTTTTGGCTTCCAATCGTTCTAATCTCGGTTTTTGCTCCACAATTTCCGACTTCAAACTACTAATTTCATTCAAAGGATTGTCAACCCACTTGAAATAGTTGCATCCACGCATTTGAGTTCCCGGGTTGTAACACTtacatgtcttttttttttttttttttttttttttgaggaaaacaCCCTGAAGGGTATTACTATATTAAAGATAAATCATACGCCGCCGCAGAGTTCGCAACAGGAGGTAACAAAATCGAACACACCGTTTTACCAACTACCCTAGGAAAAATATGAGCTAAAGCATGAGCTACCGAGTTGTTAATACGACCCGTATGCGACCAAATTACAGAATTAAAACTATtggaaagcaataaaatgtcttcAATAAGTAATAAAAACAGACTCCTCCCGTTACGTTGTGCTTGCAGCGCTTCAATCACCTGAATGCAGTCACTCTCCATCACAACATCTCGATGGCCACGAAGTTGTGCCTCTTGCAAACCATCGTAAACTGCAGCCGCTTCAGCAAACCGAGGATCCCACTCCGCGTTCCGTACTACCGTCATGCCCCATAACACCTCCCCTCTATCATCTCGACAAACCACTCCCGAGCTAACCCCTTCTCCTTCCTTGACCCCCGCATCCACATTAATCTTGACATAGCCATTCATCGTCGGCTTCCACCCGTCATTCCCCTTCTCCTCTGTCCTCCCTTTCCTCTTACTCTGACAGCCTTGTCCCCCCTCACCCCCGGTTTCCAATTCCGAAAGAATGTCCCTGACGGCTCACAATTCTATCCGGTTCTATCATAGCCCCGTCAAAAGCTACCTTATTCCTGCACTCCCAGATTGCCCAACATCCTGTCATATACTTCTCCACATCCCGCGCATCTCCAGCCCGCCAAATCCCCTCCACCCAGTCACGAACCACATCCACCCCTCCATCATATCTGtgacaccccctcataccaaggtaccttaccaggactaccccagcatgaaaggttgttaccatctcggttgcccgaggttagtatatatcaaaagcaacagtccaaa from Silene latifolia isolate original U9 population chromosome 10, ASM4854445v1, whole genome shotgun sequence encodes:
- the LOC141607393 gene encoding uncharacterized protein LOC141607393, with translation MNGYVKINVDAGVKEGEGVSSGVVCRDDRGEVLWGMTVVRNAEWDPRFAEAAAVYDGLQEAQLRGHRDVVMESDCIQVIEALQAQRNGRSLFLLLIEDILLLSNSFNSVIWSHTGRINNSVAHALAHIFPRVVGKTVCSILLPPVANSAAAYDLSLI